The DNA window GGTGGGCCGGGTTGGAACCAGAAATGGCGCGGTCCGCTCCGCGATGCCTTCAACCACTTGAAGAAACTCGCCGACGATGTTTTCGTCCGCGAATTTGAAAAGATATCCGACGTAGACCCGTGGGAAGCACGCAACAATTTTGTCGAAGTCCTGGTCGCCCCCGAAGACGAATCGCGTGTACAGGCATTCCTCGCCAAGACGGTCAAAAATCCGAACGACGCAGACATGTGCGCAAAGGCTATCCGTCTCCTCGAAATCCAGAAGTTCTGCCTGTTCAGCTTCACGAGCTGTGGCTGGTTCTTCAACGATATCGAAGGTCTGGAACCGGTGCAGAACATGCGCTACGCGCTCCGTGCCATGGAACTCCTGGAACCGTTCCTCCCCTACGGTCACCACATCAAGAATGAAGTCATCAGCATTCTCGCCCGCGCCACGAGTAACGAACACAAGTGGAACGGTGCCGAAGTGTTTACGAACTATGCCGAAGAGAAGGTTCCAGTGGTCGTGAAAGAATTGGCCGAACAGGCCGCCATGTTCCACCTGAACCTGGAAGATGACTCCGAAAAGAACAAGAAGATTGTCGCCACGAAGATTGCATCGCGCAGGCGCCAGACGCTCGTACGCACGGAATATTTCGACAAGTACATCAACGAACGCCGCATTTCGACGGTGCTCGCCATCACCGACATGCTCGGCCGCATCAACCTGGTCGTCGCCGATGGCGAAAACGAGCAGAACGGGCTTAAGTTTGTTGAAAATCCGAATATGAGCACGCAGGAACTGCAGGCGCTCTACCCCACCGCCTATGTGGTTCGCATGCGCAACCTGATGAGCGACTCCATCAAGCGCATCAACCAGATTTCGACCAAGAAGTACCTGAACAGCCTCACGGAATCGTTCTCGAGCTTTGCGCTTTCTCACGGACTTTCGATCGACAGCCTGGCCGACCTCGACCACACCCTGCCCGATACCATGCGCAAAATTCTTTCGCTCGAAATCAACTCCAAGATTCACCACCTGGCACTCGAATACATGGAAAACGACGACCAGAAGGTTTTCGACGAAATCAAGGACCTGATCGAAGAAGCGAATGCGCTGCATACGCATTATTCGTTCGGCGGTACGGGCCGCATGTTCCATGCGAAGCTCATCAAGCTGATCGACTCCGTGTTCGAAAGCTTTGACAAGGATGCCGTCAAGCACATCACCGGGCTTATCACGGTCGCCGACTGGCTCAAGCTCGAAATCGACAAGACGAGCCTCGAAAACAAGGTGTTCCCCGCCTACCAGGAATACGTGAAATACCCGACCAGCAAGATTTCGGCACTCAAGCCGATGTTCAGCTGGCTGAATTTCGAGGTTTAACCACCGAGGTGAATATGTACAAGATGTCCGAAAAGCCGCTGATTAGCGAAAAAAGAATCCGTGAGCGAGTCTCTACACTCGCCCAAGAAATCGTCGTTGCCTACGATTTCGACATCCTGCTTTCGGCCCTCACCGGGGCCTACATGTTCACCGCCGACCTGTGCCGCGAAATTGCAAGGGTTCAAGGTCCCGCAGCCATTCAGAAAAGAATCGCCTTTATCAAGGCGTCCAGCTACGGGGATTCCACCGAATCCAGCGGAAAGCTCCAGGTGCAGGGTCTCGAAAGAATCAACCTTCAGGGCAAAAAGGTCCTGATGATAGACGATATCGCCGACACCGGAACCACGCTTCTTGGACTTTTGGATATGCTCAAGAATGCCGGGGCCAAGGAAGTCCGTACCTGCGTCCTGTTGAACAAGCAGGAACGCCGTGAAGTCAACGTCACGGCGGACTTTGTCGGTTTTGAGATTGCAAACGAATTCGTAGTGGGCTACGGTCTCGACTATGCAAACGATTACCGTATGCTCCCCGAAATATGGACTCTACAGGAAGCAAACTAAATGGCGAATAACGATTTCGATGACGTTAGGCTTCATGCCACCCAGACTTTCGAAGCGGTAGAACGCAGCTACAACAAGATTGGCCGCGGAAAGCGGTTCCTGATCAATCTTGCCGTATGCCTATTGTTCTTTATCGCCGGTTTTATTGCATGCAACGTATTCAACAGCGTTCCTACCGAAGGGGCGATCGAACGGGTTGCCGCACAGCCCGACATGGTAAACAAGTGCAAGTACCGCTACGACCGCGCCATGGAATACGCCATTATGCATGAATGCGTATTCGCAAAAGGGACTCCGCACAACGAAAAGTCCCTTATCCAGCGCATCAACTACTGCACCTGCGCCCTCGAAAGTGTGCAAAAGAAAAAGCCCTATCAAAAAATGTTTGAAAACAACCTCGTAGACTTCACCTTCAAAATCCGCGAAGAAAACCTGTGCAAAGAAAACAAGGTGATCCCCACTTTGGACGAGGAAGAAGAAGAGACGAAGGACAAGGCCAAGAAATGAATATCGAAGAGATAGAACAAGCGATCCGAATTGAAGCCGAAAAGTTGGTTCACGACGAACCGCTTTCGGTGCTGATGCTCACCGAGCAGGTCCTTAACTGCAAGGACTTTGCCGCCATGCTTTCGGTAACGCTTTCGTGTCAACTCGCCGGCGAAGTGATGGACCGTGCGGAACTCGAAAAGATGTTCGACATTCTTTACCTGAAATATCCTGAACTTCTGACCTGCGCATGTAAGGACTTGCACGCGACAGTCCTTCGCGACCCCGCTTGCACCAGCTACCTGGAGCCGCTCCTGTTCTTCAAGGGATTCCAGGGACTACAGGCCTACCGCGCAGCACACGCCCTGTGGCTAGAGGGGCGTTCTTTCCCGGCAAAGATGATCCAAAGCATCGTGAGCCGCAAGTTCGGAATGGACTTCCACCCGGCCGCAAAGATTGGCCACGGCCTCCTGATTGACCACGCCACCAACATCGTGATCGGCGAAACGGCCGTAGTCGGAAACAACGTGAGTTTCTTGCACGGCGTCACCCTCGGCGGTACCGGAAAGGAAACCGGCGACCGTCACCCGAAAATTGGCAATGGCGTGATGCTCGGTGCCCATGCGCAGCTGCTCGGCAACATTCATATTGGCGATGGCGCAAAGATTGGCGCGGGAGCCGTAGTGGTTACGGACGTTCCGCCGCATACCACTTACGCAGGCGTCCCCGCTGTCGAAGTCGGACACCCCACCGACGAAATGCCGAGCTTCAATATGCAGCAGGACTTTACGCGCGACTGTGAATAAAAAAGACAAAATAAAATTCATTTCGAAAACTCTCGACGAGCTCTTTCCCGACCCGCCGATTC is part of the uncultured Fibrobacter sp. genome and encodes:
- a CDS encoding DUF3536 domain-containing protein — translated: MEKKHPLYFTIHGHFYQPPRENPWTGVIENQPSARPFHDWNDRIASQCYSPNSASRILSPNGRIVDIVNNYDFMSFNMGPTLMGWIRTNTPDTYKRIQEADKRSAERLKGHGNAIAQVYNHIIMPLASQEDKKTQIRWGIEDFKFHFGRMPEAMWLAETAINFETVVELIKAGIKFTILSPTQADKFRKLGGTEWTGCSNTDIDTTRPYRIYPRNKDGVLVCDGYLDVFFYNPWLSSAVGFEHLLRDAGTFGNRIKDAWDEKRKDPQLVSIGTDGESYGHHEPFGDMCAAWLYNHYAPEHNMVPVNYGWFLEEFPPEHEVMLKNFYSEGCAWSCAHGVGRWYRDCGCSTGGGPGWNQKWRGPLRDAFNHLKKLADDVFVREFEKISDVDPWEARNNFVEVLVAPEDESRVQAFLAKTVKNPNDADMCAKAIRLLEIQKFCLFSFTSCGWFFNDIEGLEPVQNMRYALRAMELLEPFLPYGHHIKNEVISILARATSNEHKWNGAEVFTNYAEEKVPVVVKELAEQAAMFHLNLEDDSEKNKKIVATKIASRRRQTLVRTEYFDKYINERRISTVLAITDMLGRINLVVADGENEQNGLKFVENPNMSTQELQALYPTAYVVRMRNLMSDSIKRINQISTKKYLNSLTESFSSFALSHGLSIDSLADLDHTLPDTMRKILSLEINSKIHHLALEYMENDDQKVFDEIKDLIEEANALHTHYSFGGTGRMFHAKLIKLIDSVFESFDKDAVKHITGLITVADWLKLEIDKTSLENKVFPAYQEYVKYPTSKISALKPMFSWLNFEV
- the hpt gene encoding hypoxanthine phosphoribosyltransferase translates to MYKMSEKPLISEKRIRERVSTLAQEIVVAYDFDILLSALTGAYMFTADLCREIARVQGPAAIQKRIAFIKASSYGDSTESSGKLQVQGLERINLQGKKVLMIDDIADTGTTLLGLLDMLKNAGAKEVRTCVLLNKQERREVNVTADFVGFEIANEFVVGYGLDYANDYRMLPEIWTLQEAN
- the cysE gene encoding serine O-acetyltransferase, whose translation is MNIEEIEQAIRIEAEKLVHDEPLSVLMLTEQVLNCKDFAAMLSVTLSCQLAGEVMDRAELEKMFDILYLKYPELLTCACKDLHATVLRDPACTSYLEPLLFFKGFQGLQAYRAAHALWLEGRSFPAKMIQSIVSRKFGMDFHPAAKIGHGLLIDHATNIVIGETAVVGNNVSFLHGVTLGGTGKETGDRHPKIGNGVMLGAHAQLLGNIHIGDGAKIGAGAVVVTDVPPHTTYAGVPAVEVGHPTDEMPSFNMQQDFTRDCE